A genomic window from Triticum urartu cultivar G1812 chromosome 7, Tu2.1, whole genome shotgun sequence includes:
- the LOC125520891 gene encoding heterogeneous nuclear ribonucleoprotein 1-like, with protein sequence MGKSEARPKGYGGSGSPGKIFVGGLPRDTTLATFQKHFGNYGEIVDSVIMKNKQTSQPRGFGFITYSDPAIVDKVMEDTHVINGKQVEIKRTIPKDYMQSNPKDFRTKKIFVGGLPPILTEDNFKDFFEKYGAVVEHQIMHDHQTRRSRGFGFVVFESEEVVDDLLANGNMIDLAGSKVEIKKAEPKKSSNLPTSTGSDSRSAYGRDSRDHPSGDDRGGLADAYSSYNSGGFGPYRNHGGFVGGHGGVRHYHERYSHYYPGLGGYEGMSSFGYPSRFGPYGGGFDGPYAGGNLRGYRRGGDESFGGPGSSSFCGAMYAGAYDPALGVYAPGGTPDMMNRGSFAPGRYHPY encoded by the exons ATGGGGAAGTCGGAGGCGAGACCCAAGGGCTATGGCGGCAGCGGAAGCCCCGG GAAGATCTTCGTCGGAGGGCTCCCGCGCGACACCACACTAG CCACATTTCAGAAGCATTTTGGCAACTATGGGGAGATTGTTGATTCGGTGATAATGAAAAATAAGCAGACATCTCAGCCAAGGGGTTTTGGCTTTATTACATATTCTGACCCTGCTATTGTTGATAAAGTGATGGAGGACACCCATGTCATCAATGGAAAGCAA GTTGAGATAAAGAGAACCATTCCAAAAGATTATATGCAGTCCAACCCTAAGGATTTCAGAACTAAAAAGATATTTGTTGGTGGCCTTCCCCCTATACTGACAGAAG ATAATTTCAAGGATTTCTTTGAAAAATATGGAGCTGTGGTTGAGCACCAGATTATGCATGATCATCAAACAAGACGCTCCCGAGGCTTTGGATTTGTTGTTTTTGAATCTGAGGAGGTTGTAGATGATTTGTTAGCAAATGGGAATATGATTGATCTTGCAGGTTCGAAG GTGGAGATCAAGAAAGCAGAACCAAAGAAATCCTCAAATCTGCCAACATCAACTGGTAGTGATTCTAGATCAGCATATGGTAGGGATTCTAGGGACCATCCTTCTGGGGATGACCGTGGTGGACTGGCTGATGCTTATAGCAGCTACAACAGTGGTGGATTTGGTCCTTATAGGAACCATGGAGGTTTTGTTGGTGGTCACGGCGGGGTACGTCACTACCATGAGCGATACAGTCATTACTATCCAGGATTAGGAGGCTATGAAGGCATGTCTTCCTTTGGTTATCCTAGCCGTTTTGGGCCATATGGAGGAGGCTTTGATGGACCCTATGCTGGAGGGAACTTGCGTGGCTACAGGCGGGGTGGTGATGAGAGCTTTGGTGGCCCTGGTAGTTCTAGCTTTTGTGGCGCCATGTATGCTGGGGCATATGATCCTGCACTAGGTGTTTATGCACCTGGCGGCACACCTGATATGATGAATAGGGGAAGTTTTGCCCCAGGACGATATCACCCATATTGA